One Setaria italica strain Yugu1 chromosome I, Setaria_italica_v2.0, whole genome shotgun sequence DNA window includes the following coding sequences:
- the LOC101769927 gene encoding heat shock 70 kDa protein 17 produces the protein MAQPRTWGILLAVLVAAAVAVPPATAAVASIDLGSEWVKVAAVHLAPGRVPIAVAINEMSKRKSPALAALADGNRLAGEEAAGITARHPSKVFARARDLLAKPFPYVKTFAESLFLPYDLVPDTRGAAAVRGDDGQVYSVEEIVAMVLHYAAGLADAHVGAPVRDAVVAVPPYFGQAERRALTQAAQLAGINVLALINEHAGAALQYGIDKDFSNASRHVIFYDMGAGSTYAALVYYSAYNAKEYGKTVSVNQFQVKDVRWNSKLGGVEMEMRLVNYFADQFNKQLGNGVDIRQSPKAMAKLKKQVKRTKEILSANTAAPISVESLYDDVDFRSTITREKFEELCEDLWEQALTPVKEVLAHSDMKIDDIYAVELIGGATRVPKLQAKLQEFLGRRELDKHLDADEAIVLGASLHAANLSDGIKLNRKLGMIDGSTYAFMLEIDGPDYVKDGSIDQILVPRMKKMPIKMFRSIRHTKDFDVSLNYDKAYELPPGIPSHKFAEYSVSGLTDASEKYSSRNLSAPIKANIHFSLSRSGIVSLDRAEAVIEITEWVEVPKKIVTLESNITNQNSSSEAGAANSTTDSKEDLNSDSDTNSTAPIDESNAKEAITERVLKKRTFRVPLKVVEKTTGAGTILSKELYSEAKSRLEALDKKDAERRKTAELKNNLESYIYSMKEKLEESTDMLTVSTEQERESFTEKLNEVQDWLYMDGEDAQANEFKERLDQLKAIGDPILFRLSELKARPAACENARLYLSELQKIVKNWETNKPWLPKKRVDEVVSDAEKVRDWLEEKETLQKSTPAHSPPAFTSEEVVDKILDLQDKVASINRIPKPKPKIEKKPAKEEEPANKEKTANENESTGTSQESKATEGEPASPETGYSEPGSHDEL, from the exons ATGGCGCAGCCGCGCACCTGGGGGatcctcctcgccgtcctcgtcgccgcggccgtcgccgtcccgccggcgaccgcggcggtggcgagcatCGACCTGGGCTCCGAGTGGGTCAAGGTCGCGGCCGTGCACCTCGCCCCTGGCCGCGTGCCGATCGCCGTCGCCATCAACGAGATGTCCAAGCGCAAGTCCCCggccctcgccgcgctcgccgacgGCAACCGCCTCGcgggcgaggaggccgccggAATCACGGCTCGCCACCCGTCCAAGGTGTTCGCCCGCGCGCGGGACCTCCTCGCCAAGCCCTTCCCCTACGTGAAGACCTTCGCGGAGTCCCTCTTCCTCCCCTACGACCTCGTCCCCGAcacgcgcggcgccgccgcggtccgCGGCGACGACGGGCAGGTGTACtccgtcgaggagatcgtcgcgATGGTGCTCCACTACGCCGCGGGGCTTGCCGATGCGCACGTCGGGGCGCCGGTGCGGGACGCGGTGGTCGCCGTGCCACCCTACTTCGGGCAGGCCGAGCGCCGGGCGCTGACACAGGCCGCACAGCTGGCTGGAATCAATGTGCTCGCTCTCATCAATGAGCACGCTGGGGCAGCGCTTCAGTACGGGATTGACAAGGACTTCTCCAACGCGTCGCGGCATGTCATCTTTTACGATATGGGCGCCGGTAGCACCTACGCCGCGCTGGTGTACTATTCGGCCTACAACGCCAAGGAGTACGGGAAGACGGTGTCCGTTAACCAGTTCCAG GTTAAGGATGTTAGATGGAACTCCAAACTTGGAGGCGTTGAAATGGAAATGCGCCTGGTGAACTATTTTGCCGATCAATTCAATAAGCAGCTCGGTAACGGAGTTGATATCCGTCAGTCTCCCAAGGCAATGGCTAAGTTGAAGAAGCAAGTTAAGCGCACCAAAGAAATTCTTAGTGCAAACACTGCTGCTCCGATTTCAGTTGAATCTTTGTATGACGATGTCGATTTCAG GAGCACCATAACACGTGAGAAATTTGAAGAGCTTTGTGAAGATTTATGGGAGCAAGCTCTAACTCCAGTTAAAGAAGTGCTCGCACATTCTGACATGAAGATTGATGATATCTATGCTGTAGAACTCATAGGAGGTGCTACCCGGGTTCCGAAATTGCAG GCTAAGCTGCAGGAGTTTCTAGGTCGGCGCGAACTGGATAAGCATCTTGATGCTGATGAAGCAATCGTTCTGGGCGCCTCACTGCATGCTGCTAACCTGAGTGACGGGATTAAGTTAAACCGTAAATTGGGGATGATTGACGGCTCTACATATGCTTTCATGCTTGAAATAGATGGCCCCGATTATGTCAAGGATGGAAGCATCGATCAAATTCTGGTGCCAAGGATGAAGAAAATGCCAATAAAG ATGTTTAGGTCCATCAGACATACCAAGGACTTTGATGTCTCTCTTAACTATGACAAAGCTTACGAACTGCCTCCAGGCATTCCATCACATAAGTTCGCGGAGTATTCAGTATCAGGCTTGACAGATGCCAGCGAAAA GTATTCAAGCCGTAATTTATCGGCACCCATCAAAGCAAATATACATTTTTCTCTGAGTAGAAGCGGAATTGTTTCTCTTGATAGAGCAGAAGCAGTGATTGAGATAACTGAATGGGTGGAGGTTCCAAAGAAGATTGTGACACTAGAGAGTAACATCACAAATCAGAATTCATCTTCTGAAGCAGGGGCAGCTAATAGTACAACAGATAGTAAGGAGGATCTGAATTCTGATAGTGATACTAATTCCACTGCTCCCATTGATGAGAGTAATGCTAAAGAAGCTATTACAGAGAGGGTGCTCAAGAAAAGAACATTTAGGGTCCCACTGAAG GTTGTGGAAAAAACGACCGGTGCTGGAACAATTCTTTCGAAGGAGTTGTATTCTGAAGCAAAAAGTAGGTTGGAGGCACTTGATAAGAAGGATGCTGAGCGGAGGAAGACTGCTGAACTAAAAAATAACCTAGAGTCATACATATACTCTATGAAGGAAAAg CTGGAAGAAAGCACAGATATGTTGACTGTCTCAACTGAACAGGAGAGGGAATCCTTTACAGAGAAACTTAACGAG GTGCAGGATTGGTTATACATGGATGGTGAAGATGCTCAAGCAAATGAATTCAAAGAACGCCTTGATCAACTTAAGGCCATCGGTGACCCGATTCTTTTCAG ATTGAGTGAATTGAAAGCCCGACCAGCAGCCTGCGAAAATGCCAGATTGTATCTTTCTGAGCTGCAAAAG ATTGTCAAGAACTGGGAGACAAACAAACCATGGCTTCCAAAAAAAAGAGTAGATGAG GTTGTAAGTGATGCGGAGAAAGTAAGAGATTGGTTGGAGGAGAAGGAAACCCTGCAGAAAAG CACCCCTGCTCACAGTCCACCTGCTTTCACATCTGAAGAAGTTGTTGACAAAATTCTGGACCTACAAGATAAG GTTGCGAGTATTAATAGAATTCCGAAACCAAAACCCAAGATTGAAAAGAAACCTGCAAAAGAGGAAGAGCCTGCTAATAAGGAGAAAACTGCCAATGAGAATGAATCTACTGGAACATCTCAGGAATCTAAAGCGACGGAAGGTGAGCCAGCATCACCCGAGACTGGTTATTCGGAACCTGGATCTCACGACGAGTTGTGA
- the LOC101770335 gene encoding uncharacterized protein LOC101770335 isoform X1: protein MEDKDKSDGWDEDLEEADELACVQKYPVSTSFLASGISRRNKSEKKPRFSIRGHDFVPYDVKTEILHIRGHEGTYGVPSTKLSQTMVAERLENIEEESEDLTPELPLHTKKANTSVSELLEDLQGRSGSSVRKPYMLQQHTLNIREQEVSSRVPPAKASQALMAERFGNSKEETEDLPSEFAHPMKKANLSVAELLEDLQGRSSSPVGAASLRRHTGAKDWTASEKKTLAILGESIDSEDPLEHITDGTSSEEEDVTENHLALVNKDVKHQTMADLFQEVFDPSNLEVAMLPMRSTGAGYHGRMQQIMQMEKDRHAEFLRQFNIEKGYLGDSKGITVQIMSRSLEGKLTVCHCLFQEKNNSTITREASTDHAMCESRTMGTIIFSPKICDNVDLLVGNIIRIFPPWKEIRLQEEDVILCTYFSHHGA from the exons ATGGAGGATAAGGATAAATCAGACGGCTGGGATGAGGATTTGGAAGAAGCTGATGAGTTGGCGTGTGTGCAAAAATATCCTGTTAGCACCTCTTTCCTTGCTTCTGGAATAAGCAGAA GGAACAAAAGTGAAAAGAAACCCAGATTCTCAATACGAGGACATGATTTTGTTCCATATGATGTAAAGACAGAAATCTTGCATATCAGGGGCCATGAAGGTACATATGGAGTGCCATCAACTAAACTTTCACAAACTATGGTGGCTGAACGGTTGGAAAATATCGAGGAAGAATCTGAAGATTTGACCCCGGAGCTCCCCCTTCATACCAAGAAAGCAAATACTTCAGTTTCAGAGCTTCTGGAAGATTTACAGGGTAGAAGTGGTTCCTCTGTGAGGAAACCATATATG TTGCAACAGCACACGCTGAATATTAGAGAGCAAGAAGTTTCATCCAGAGTGCCACCAGCTAAAGCTTCACAAGCTTTGATGGCTGAACGTTTTGGAAATAGCAAGGAAGAAACTGAAGATCTGCCATCAGAATTTGCTCATCCGATGAAGAAAGCAAATCTTTCGGTTGCTGAACTTCTAGAAGATCTACAGGGTAGAAGTAGCTCTCCTGTCGGGGCAGCATCG TTGCGCCGACACACGGGAGCTAAAGATTGGACCGCTTCCGAGAAGAAAACTCTAGCTATTCTGGGAGAGAGTATTGACAGTGAGGATCCCTTGGAGCATATAACTGATGGAACATCTAGTGAGGAGGAA GATGTTACTGAAAACCACTTGGCTTTGGTGAACAAAGATGTGAAGCACCAAACTATGGCTGACCTATTCCAAGAAGTTTTCGATCCATCAAACCTGGAGGTTGCCATGCTTCCAATGAGATCCACTGG GGCTGGTTATCATGGAAGGATGCAACAGATTATGCAGATGGAAAAAGATAGGCATGCAGAGTTCTTGAGACAGTTTAATATAGAGAAAGGTTATTTAG GTGATTCAAAGGGAATTACTGTTCAGATTATGTCAAGGTCGTTGGAAGGAAAGCTAACAGTCTGCCACTGCTTGTTCCAGGAAAAGAATAAT TCTACCATTACACGTGAAGCCTCAACAGACCATGCTATGTGTGAAAGCAGAACTATGGGGACCATTATATTTAGTCCAAAGATATGTGACAATGTGGATCTTCTGGTAGGAAACATAATTCGCATCTTCCCACCATG GAAGGAAATTAGATTACAAGAGGAGGACGTGATCCTTTGCACCTACTTTTCGCATCATGGGGCATGA
- the LOC101770335 gene encoding uncharacterized protein LOC101770335 isoform X2, whose translation MEDKDKSDGWDEDLEEADELACVQKYPVSTSFLASGISRRNKSEKKPRFSIRGHDFVPYDVKTEILHIRGHEGTYGVPSTKLSQTMVAERLENIEEESEDLTPELPLHTKKANTSVSELLEDLQGRSGSSVRKPYMLQQHTLNIREQEVSSRVPPAKASQALMAERFGNSKEETEDLPSEFAHPMKKANLSVAELLEDLQGRSSSPVGAASLRRHTGAKDWTASEKKTLAILGESIDSEDPLEHITDGTSSEEEDVTENHLALVNKDVKHQTMADLFQEVFDPSNLEVAMLPMRSTGAGYHGRMQQIMQMEKDRHAEFLRQFNIEKGDSKGITVQIMSRSLEGKLTVCHCLFQEKNNSTITREASTDHAMCESRTMGTIIFSPKICDNVDLLVGNIIRIFPPWKEIRLQEEDVILCTYFSHHGA comes from the exons ATGGAGGATAAGGATAAATCAGACGGCTGGGATGAGGATTTGGAAGAAGCTGATGAGTTGGCGTGTGTGCAAAAATATCCTGTTAGCACCTCTTTCCTTGCTTCTGGAATAAGCAGAA GGAACAAAAGTGAAAAGAAACCCAGATTCTCAATACGAGGACATGATTTTGTTCCATATGATGTAAAGACAGAAATCTTGCATATCAGGGGCCATGAAGGTACATATGGAGTGCCATCAACTAAACTTTCACAAACTATGGTGGCTGAACGGTTGGAAAATATCGAGGAAGAATCTGAAGATTTGACCCCGGAGCTCCCCCTTCATACCAAGAAAGCAAATACTTCAGTTTCAGAGCTTCTGGAAGATTTACAGGGTAGAAGTGGTTCCTCTGTGAGGAAACCATATATG TTGCAACAGCACACGCTGAATATTAGAGAGCAAGAAGTTTCATCCAGAGTGCCACCAGCTAAAGCTTCACAAGCTTTGATGGCTGAACGTTTTGGAAATAGCAAGGAAGAAACTGAAGATCTGCCATCAGAATTTGCTCATCCGATGAAGAAAGCAAATCTTTCGGTTGCTGAACTTCTAGAAGATCTACAGGGTAGAAGTAGCTCTCCTGTCGGGGCAGCATCG TTGCGCCGACACACGGGAGCTAAAGATTGGACCGCTTCCGAGAAGAAAACTCTAGCTATTCTGGGAGAGAGTATTGACAGTGAGGATCCCTTGGAGCATATAACTGATGGAACATCTAGTGAGGAGGAA GATGTTACTGAAAACCACTTGGCTTTGGTGAACAAAGATGTGAAGCACCAAACTATGGCTGACCTATTCCAAGAAGTTTTCGATCCATCAAACCTGGAGGTTGCCATGCTTCCAATGAGATCCACTGG GGCTGGTTATCATGGAAGGATGCAACAGATTATGCAGATGGAAAAAGATAGGCATGCAGAGTTCTTGAGACAGTTTAATATAGAGAAAG GTGATTCAAAGGGAATTACTGTTCAGATTATGTCAAGGTCGTTGGAAGGAAAGCTAACAGTCTGCCACTGCTTGTTCCAGGAAAAGAATAAT TCTACCATTACACGTGAAGCCTCAACAGACCATGCTATGTGTGAAAGCAGAACTATGGGGACCATTATATTTAGTCCAAAGATATGTGACAATGTGGATCTTCTGGTAGGAAACATAATTCGCATCTTCCCACCATG GAAGGAAATTAGATTACAAGAGGAGGACGTGATCCTTTGCACCTACTTTTCGCATCATGGGGCATGA
- the LOC101770335 gene encoding uncharacterized protein LOC101770335 isoform X3 has protein sequence MEDKDKSDGWDEDLEEADELACVQKYPVSTSFLASGISRRNKSEKKPRFSIRGHDFVPYDVKTEILHIRGHEGTYGVPSTKLSQTMVAERLENIEEESEDLTPELPLHTKKANTSVSELLEDLQGRSGSSVRKPYMLQQHTLNIREQEVSSRVPPAKASQALMAERFGNSKEETEDLPSEFAHPMKKANLSVAELLEDLQGRSSSPVGAASLRRHTGAKDWTASEKKTLAILGESIDSEDPLEHITDGTSSEEEDVTENHLALVNKDVKHQTMADLFQEVFDPSNLEVAMLPMRSTGAGYHGRMQQIMQMEKDRHAEFLRQFNIEKGYLGGAELAVMNVYGFTSSSSW, from the exons ATGGAGGATAAGGATAAATCAGACGGCTGGGATGAGGATTTGGAAGAAGCTGATGAGTTGGCGTGTGTGCAAAAATATCCTGTTAGCACCTCTTTCCTTGCTTCTGGAATAAGCAGAA GGAACAAAAGTGAAAAGAAACCCAGATTCTCAATACGAGGACATGATTTTGTTCCATATGATGTAAAGACAGAAATCTTGCATATCAGGGGCCATGAAGGTACATATGGAGTGCCATCAACTAAACTTTCACAAACTATGGTGGCTGAACGGTTGGAAAATATCGAGGAAGAATCTGAAGATTTGACCCCGGAGCTCCCCCTTCATACCAAGAAAGCAAATACTTCAGTTTCAGAGCTTCTGGAAGATTTACAGGGTAGAAGTGGTTCCTCTGTGAGGAAACCATATATG TTGCAACAGCACACGCTGAATATTAGAGAGCAAGAAGTTTCATCCAGAGTGCCACCAGCTAAAGCTTCACAAGCTTTGATGGCTGAACGTTTTGGAAATAGCAAGGAAGAAACTGAAGATCTGCCATCAGAATTTGCTCATCCGATGAAGAAAGCAAATCTTTCGGTTGCTGAACTTCTAGAAGATCTACAGGGTAGAAGTAGCTCTCCTGTCGGGGCAGCATCG TTGCGCCGACACACGGGAGCTAAAGATTGGACCGCTTCCGAGAAGAAAACTCTAGCTATTCTGGGAGAGAGTATTGACAGTGAGGATCCCTTGGAGCATATAACTGATGGAACATCTAGTGAGGAGGAA GATGTTACTGAAAACCACTTGGCTTTGGTGAACAAAGATGTGAAGCACCAAACTATGGCTGACCTATTCCAAGAAGTTTTCGATCCATCAAACCTGGAGGTTGCCATGCTTCCAATGAGATCCACTGG GGCTGGTTATCATGGAAGGATGCAACAGATTATGCAGATGGAAAAAGATAGGCATGCAGAGTTCTTGAGACAGTTTAATATAGAGAAAGGTTATTTAGGTGGTGCTGAATTAGCTGTTATGAATGTCTATGGTTTTACTAGTAGTAGCAGTTG GTGA
- the LOC101772468 gene encoding pentatricopeptide repeat-containing protein At1g71060, mitochondrial, translating into MADHRGKRPSEAAAAAASPAAKRARDPSAPAFPTYKEAPNLKIQILGEILASASSAADVDDKLTKANIGVTTDDVEQVLRFSYAHPRAAAAFFSWAGHQHLGHEHSPYSWNLVVDILGKNRIFEPMWETVRSMHSQRLLSLATFASVFSSLAASPGGNPLKAFVDMPRYGMARDTTALNSLLSALCRANRLDDARAAIPVARAEAGTRPDADSYAILLEGCEAAADPRVAREVFDEMVRDVGFDPNNVPAYDSFLTTLVSSDSSTALPEAMDYLAVLSRRGCSPGEKFFHAALVAHLEARKLRDAMALWDDFVGHRGLVPDLEMYNTMIMLQGSLGHAEVTVEYLDDMAFNGVFPDAGTYNLVLQFLLKGRKLREAAAIFSEMVKNELWPNEENCSFALCMFLDTRDWEMGIKVWNCMVENGLPPLEESGNMLVSKLRDDRLPEACKYAEDMIDRGIKLSSSTLSKLKQCLQKIRKGEIHDHLLKKWKAR; encoded by the coding sequence ATGGCCGACCACCGGGGCAAGCGGCCGTCGgaagccgcggccgcggcggcatcGCCAGCGGCGAAGCGCGCCCGCGACCCGTCCGCACCGGCGTTCCCCACGTACAAGGAGGCCCCGAACTTGAAGATCCAAATCCTCGGCGAGATActggcctccgcctcctccgccgccgacgtggACGATAAGCTCACCAAGGCCAATATCGGCGTCACCACCGACGACGTCGAGCAGGTGCTCCGCTTCTCCTACGCgcacccgcgcgccgccgccgccttcttcagCTGGGCGGGCCACCAGCACCTCGGCCACGAGCACTCCCCTTACTCGTGGAACCTTGTCGTCGACATCCTCGGCAAGAACCGAATCTTCGAGCCCATGTGGGAAACCGTCAGGTCCATGCACTCCCAGCGCCTTCTCTCGCTGGCCACCTTCGCCTCCGTGTTCTCCTCCTTGGCGGCCAGCCCCGGTGGCAACCCGCTCAAGGCGTTCGTGGACATGCCACGCTACGGCATGGCCCGCGACACGACGGCGCTCAACTCTCTCCTCTCCGCGCTTTGCCGCGCCAACCGCCTCGACGACGCCCGCGCCGCGATTCCCGTGGCTCGCGCCGAGGCCGGCACGCGCCCGGACGCCGACTCCTACGCCATCCTTCTCGAGGGCTGCGAGGCAGCCGCTGATCCGCGGGTTGCGCGcgaggtgttcgacgaaatggtGCGTGACGTCGGCTTTGATCCTAACAACGTGCCTGCCTATGATTCCTTCCTTACTACACTTGTTTCAAGTGACTCCTCCACGGCGCTACCGGAAGCGATGGATTATCTGGCAGTCTTGAGCCGGCGCGGGTGCTCGCCAGGAGAGAAGTTCTTCCATGCCGCTCTTGTTGCACACCTTGAGGCACGCAAATTGCGTGATGCAATGGCGCTTTGGGATGACTTTGTTGGACATCGGGGGCTCGTCCCGGATTTGGAGATGTACAACACAATGATCATGCTGCAGGGCAGTCTTGGGCATGCTGAGGTGACAGTGGAGTATCTCGACGACATGGCCTTCAACGGAGTGTTCCCTGACGCTGGCACATATAATTTGGTCCTCCAGTTTTTGCTCAAGGGGAGGAAGCTCCGGGAGGCAGCAGCGATCTTTAGCGAGATGGTCAAGAATGAGCTTTGGCCAAATGAGGAGAATTGCTCATTTGCACTTTGCATGTTCTTGGATACACGTGATTGGGAGATGGGGATCAAGGTCTGGAACTGCATGGTGGAGAATGGCCTGCCACCATTGGAAGAGAGTGGGAACATGCTGGTATCAAAGCTGAGGGATGACAGGCTGCCCGAGGCATGCAAGTATGCTGAAGACATGATTGACCGAGGTATCAAGTTGAGCTCATCGACTCTGTCAAAGCTGAAGCAGTGCCTGCAGAAGATTAGGAAAGGAGAGATCCATGATCACCTACTTAAAAAATGGAAGGCACGCTAG
- the LOC101772063 gene encoding uncharacterized protein At1g26090, chloroplastic — MAPSLVFSARHTHAVTHRRIRRRRLVVAISAGAGPPPKLVTFLGKGGSGKTTAAAVAAQYYASEGFKTCLVTQSQDPTAEQLMGCKIGNSLTECRANLSTIKLETSKMLLEPLNRLKKVDAQVNFTQGVLEGIVGEELGVLPGMDSICSVLALQKLLNLFSAGRSSSQPEFDVVVYDCNNTDEILRLIGATDRARSYLRYVRDLAEKTDMGRLASPSLLKLIYDAAKPNGKTSEGRLSTEIWNEIEQLLERVLVWFADPSNLACFLIMDPRRSISVSSALRYWGCTTQAGGQICGAFGYTEDPSEMHQEVARKFLPLSFSFLPFFSNDSSADWSRALSSLSQNTKEQLMNTSTVYPSVSFDAVQKSVTLFMPGFDKSEIKLYQYRGGSELLIEAGDQRRVIKLPPAMQGKVGGAKFVDRNLIVSIR, encoded by the exons ATGGCGCCGTCCTTGGTCTTCTCGGCGAGGCATACCCACGCCGTGACCCACCGGAGAATCCGCAGGCGGCGTTTGGTCGTCGCCATttccgccggcgccggtccgCCACCGAAGCTGGTGACCTTCCTCGGCAAGGGAGGCTCCGGCAAGACTACCGCTGCCGCGGTCGCTGCTCAG TATTATGCAAGCGAGGGCTTCAAGACATGCTTGGTTACACAGTCCCAGGATCCTACCGCAGAGCAATTGATGGGCTGTAAGATTGGGAACTCTCTGACTGAGTGCAGGGCCAATCTCTCAACCATAAAGCTAGAGACTAGTAAG ATGTTGCTTGAACCCCTAAACCGATTGAAGAAGGTAGATGCCCAGGTCAATTTTACTCAAGGAGTCCTTGAAGGG ATTGTAGGAGAGGAGCTTGGAGTTTTACCTGGAATGGATTCGATCTGTTCAGTCTTAGCTCTTCAGAAGCTCCTTAACTTATTTTCAGCTGGAAGGAGTAGCTCACAACCAGAATTCGATGTGGTAGTATATGATTGCAACAATACGGATGAAATTCTACGGCTAATAGGTGCTACTGACAGGGCAAG GTCTTACTTGAGGTATGTGAGGGACCTAGCTGAGAAGACTGACATGGGAAGACTGGCTTCTCCTTCATTActaaaactaatatatgatgCTGCAAAGCCAAATGGTAAAACTAGTGAGGGGAGACTGAGTACAGAGATATGGAATGAAATCGAACAGCTTCTTGAG AGAGTCTTGGTTTGGTTTGCCGATCCTTCAAACCTTGCTTGCTTCCTTATCATGGATCCTAGGAGATCAATATCTGTATCCTCTGCATTAAGATACTGGGGTTGTACCACTCAAGCTGGCGGCCAAATATGTGGGGCATTTGGTTATACTGAAGACCCTTCTGAAATGCACCAAGAAGTTGCTCGAAAGTTCTTGCCATTGTCTTTCTCGTTTCTGCCATTTTTCTCAAATGATTCTTCTGCAGATTGGAGCAGAGCACTAAGCTCATTGAGCCAAAACACAAAGGAACAGTTGATGAATACATCCACAGTGTATCCTTCAGTTAGTTTTGATGCTGTTCAGAAATCAGTAACCCTTTTCATGCCAGGCTTTGATAAGTCTGAAATCAAGCTATATCAA TATAGAGGCGGATCAGAACTGTTGATCGAAGCCGGAGACCAGAGGCGGGTCATAAAATTACCACCGGCGATGCAGGGTAAGGTCGGAGGCGCCAAGTTCGTGGACAGGAACCTCATCGTCAGCATCCGGTAG
- the LOC101772869 gene encoding 17.8 kDa heat shock protein: MSLALSRMLIDRFFPDTGAVGDARPPMDWKETRDAHVFRMDVPGLAKDQVAVELVDGRILRVRGGKWDDVAAAAADKDGAVPGHGEGKEEEGGDGAVRWHCRERPGARAFETQFRLPDDAAADEVRAAMVDGVLTVTVPKRKGGGKKRHHGANKPVCCRFWP, from the coding sequence ATGTCGTTGGCGCTGTCCCGAATGCTGATCGACAGGTTCTTCCCCGAcaccggcgccgtcggcgacgcGCGGCCACCGATGGACTGGAAGGAGACGCGGGACGCGCACGTGTTCAGGATGGACGTCCCGGGCCTGGCCAAGGACCAGGTGGCCGTCGAGCTGGTGGACGGCCGCATCCTGCGCGTCCGCGGCGGCAAGTgggacgacgtcgccgccgccgccgccgacaaggACGGCGCGGTGCCGGGCCACggggaagggaaggaggaggagggcggcgacggcgccgtgaGGTGGCACTGCAGGGAGAGGCCCGGCGCGCGAGCGTTCGAGACGCAGTTCCGGCTGccggacgacgcggcggcggacgaggtgCGCGCGGCCATGGTGGACGGGGTGCTCACGGTGACCGTGCCCAAGCGGAAGGGCGGCGGCAAGAAGCGGCACCACGGCGCCAACAAGCCCGTGTGCTGCAGGTTCTGGCCCTGA